The window aatatGAAAGATGTAAATGTTCTTAAAGTGCTATCAactaaaattattaattttcacaGAATATTCTAAAGGATTCTGTTACACActacagatatattttaaaaaagtatttatggATCATACACACTAGTTAATGTGAGAACAAACAGTactattttattacaaaataaatgaataaataagcAATGAATATCCATGCCcagaagctggaaaatgtttggtttgggttttgttttttaaaaggtaccCTGATCAATTCTACAGgtaatttgaaagaaagaacCTAGTACCTTACTGACAGAAGGTATACACTCCCCCTCATTTCCCAGCTACCCCCCATATGGACGATGCTGCTGTCAGTGCAGGCAAAGACTTTCAGAATCAGttgtggaggaaaaagtaaGAGTTAGCTAGTTATATAAAACCAGTGCAAATGTAGTATTCATAAGATTAATATATGTattcacaaaattaaaaaacattttttgaacacAGTGGCATTTAGAATACCAACTCTGTTGCAGGCAGTAACAATTTGCACATAGTGTCTATGTTAGCTCTTATTGAGTGGAGACAATAAAAAGTCATTCTCTGAAAATCTTACTGAATGGTAATAAAATTACCATTTGAAGAATGCAAGtatatttcaaaatgctttaaaaatacatagctGGAAGCATTCCAGCTCTTGCTGGAGTATGTATGATTTGGAATAACTGCACTGAAAGCTACAATTCAGGTTTTTACTGAAGAAGAATCTGGGCGCTGTGTCAGCTAACAATTTCACAGGGGAACACGAACGTATCCCAGCAGCAAAACCATATCCTCAGTGACACCAGTTAAAATTTTTGCCAAGCTCCCAATACAAATAAATGGGTTCAGCTTCTCTTCTTGGAAGCTGATCGAACTGGCTatggtaaaaaaacccaacaaactggCTCCTGCCACACAACAAAACCATGACTGGGAGATAGATCTATGAAGAGACAGTGGTCCCAAGGGGGCCTCAAGCATTTCAGGCTCCAGTATAGCTTCAGAGAAAACATTCAAGATTAATGTAAGGACTACTGGACTGGTGGGACCAGGTCCCACCTGGCTTCAATGACCTTGTTGCTCAAGCAGGAGGCTGAACTACATCCAGcggtcccttccaaccttcACCATTCTGTGATTACATATTTCACCAGTAGCTGGAAACCAGTactgaaatgtgtttatatttGTTCCCAGTTCATATCCAGGCAAATTAATTGCACTAGAACTTCATTCCCATTCAAACACATACTAGTAACCCATTGTGAATGACACAGAAGTTTATCGtagaggaaaaacaaatacaaagtcCCATGGCCCAACAGCTGTTTAGAAACAAGACTAAGGAATGACTGAGCCTGGAAGccaggttaattttttttcccccagagaaAGCCACAGCAAATGAAAGTGGAAATTACATCGCTACAGTCCACAGGAAACTGATTTTAATGATAATTTGAGGAATATAATTTTATCCAAAAGGTCAGTTATAAAGTATGACATCATGAAACCGGTTATCTCCATGCACATAATATAAAACAATGTATATAGGATAAACCCTTCTGTATTTGTACAAAGTTCAGAGCAATAAACTCTACATCTCAAATAATTCAAACGATTAAAGAATGGAACTGTGTAGCATGAAAGCTAGAAAGCAAAAGCCCCAAAGTACTTTTAATAGGCAGATTGATTTGTTTCAGTGCTCAGCTGCTTACCATATGAATCACCCTTGATCCACCTCGCTCCTTTTATGCCCCAGCAAGCACAAACAATGAAGCagatgaataaatatttcttgatCATGGTTTTAGAGTGTTTCtttagatgaaaagaaaaatctactgctgaggaagggggcggggggggagctcCTGtgagggaaaaaggaagagacacaatctacttctttttttttcccctacatcCTCCATGTCAGAACTTTTGAATCTCTAGTCTCAAACACTGCAggattataaaataaatttagagACTCAGATCATTCATTCCATTATACGTCCCTAATCGCTGCtacaagaaagcagaagacaaacacTCATATCTCAGAGTCATtcctgatgaaaaaaatgaaagaactgtAGTGAGCAGTAGGAAAACTTAACAGACATAAGCAAAatgtgctttgatttttcagaggAGCTATTTGAATTGTCTTTGTAACATTtatgcaaacaaacaagaactgTACAGGCACTGTGCTGTGTGAGTATGAATACTATTTTACAGACAAATATTGTCAGATGCCTAACTCAAACACCTCATAGTtcaatatatttacataaagGCTTGACAAGAGTTGCaaagaagtatttcagtatttctagaAAGCACCTATATACTGTAAGCAAAAATATCAACAACTCTTCTTTACTTATAAAAATAACCAATCTACAGTTAGAGTCCTGGAACTcaatttctgtggttttctgtaAGGTCTGAAAGCTGTGTTCATTGGCAATAacaacaaaattacattttcaaaggatTCAATTTCTGATCACCACTTCTGTATCTGACAGCCCTTATGAGACTTCACAAGGAATAATGGGCATCCTTTGCCTCGTATTGGGCAGGCTGCTAGAGACTTCGAAAGACTCAACAGAAAAGGGAAGCGTAGCCCAAAGCAAACAAGGAACAGAGATGGAGtatctaaaaagaaaaggtttgtaAGATGGGAAGATAGGAGATTTAAGGGACTTAAACATTTCTAAGGATTGTAGAGTAATGGGAAGGAACAAGTAGCAGTTTATTCATTATATAGGTAGCTATGTATTCTGTAGTGACAATTCAGAAGTTAAAGCCAAGCTAGGGGAGTATTTTTCATGGACTATTAAACCTGCTGTTCACAAGAAACAAGAATAAATTGCCAATGATGCAGTGAGGACAACTAGCTTTGAATAACTCAGGGCTGCATTATGTTTTCTCTTGGGGCTTGACCTACTCAGGATCAACTCCCAGGTGAAGTCACCCAAGGTAAGGTTTTTAAGCAACAAAAGGCAAATAGTCACTAAGATAGGTGGGCCTATCTACCTCTGTACGCTAGCActtcttttcagattttccaTTGATTTGTGGGAAGCGAAAACAAGAGGCTAAACAGCCCTCAAGCACTCTTATAAACAATATATAgcatacaaatgaaaataactaCATGGGTATAAAAATACGAAACCAACTTCAACAATACATATCCTCGTCccaaaacagacaaataaaactCAACAGTAAGATTTAATCCTATTTGCTTTATAACAAAAACTCAGTATGAGTTCATAGATAAGGACATTTCCCCAAGATTTCCACAGACTTCAGAGATCTGAATGCACAGCAGTCAGGGAACTGGAGACTGAGGAGAGTTAGTAACTCTATGACTCACACAAGTCCAACGGCCACAAGGTCGCTGCAAGAGCGATGCAATGAGCTCTTGCTGTCAGCAACAGTCAGAAAGGTGGGCTGCATTTGTGCCCACAGATAACACATGTATTTTTGAGGCTATAATGAAgattatttcattgttttactCACAGAGCTGGTATAAATCcattttatttgaatgtgtACTGAATGCCAGTCTTCACCCAGATATATTCTTTTCTAGTCTAGTAACATTTGGCATcttgaaaaatcacagaaaattccAACAAATTCCAGAGTATATTCAAAAAATAGTCAAAATATTATTTGGCATCTTATCCCAATTTTAatctatgttatttttttctgttgctagaCACCTATCCTATGTAAGTTCCATGATTAATTTAGGATCATTTCTTGTCCTGTTGGCATCTGCAGTCTTGCTGATTAATTTCTGTTACAGTCTCATTATTTCAGTTCTATAAATAGTCCATTTCATTTTACTCCTTTCTATAGTTACTTTGCAACCCTCTTTCTCCTCCACCTGGGGCTCTCACTTGCAATTTAAGATGAGACAGTGGGCAAAGACTGAGCTGAAACCCAGTAATTACACCTCCCTGGCCcaaaaaacagaataatttatttttcttatggaTGGAAGCAGCTGTGAGCTGCTCTGAAATCCCACAAGCAATCCCACAAAAAACAATACTTATTACTTGTCAGATTAATAATACAAAGTGTGAGCTTCCgtaatttgaaaaatgtgtataGTTGGATTACTATATTGCAGCATTTGCATTTAGGAAGAATGAAGACTTGAATCACAACCCAGATGCCAGCGTGCTGGGCATATCTGGTTCCACCTGCAAGAATACTAAACCACCACCCAATTCATCACTGACAAAACAGGTTATATCCACAATCGTTGGCATTCAGTACATGACTGCCCACAGAACTCTCCCAGTTCTTTATGTCCTTGAGTTATGTTTACTACTTTCAGGCCTTACATTTTCTGACCTTTCAGCCTTTGCCATAAGTTCCTGGGATCCTCTGAAGGTTTGGGAAAGCTTCGGAGTGCTTCTCCTATAAGTGTAAGCAcatcctgaaataaaaaagaaatatggaatTTACTTGGTTTTGTATTCCTGCTATTTCTCATGTCCTGTAGCACAGGACTACCACTGCCAGCTACAAGAGTCCCTCAAAAGCAACTAAGCAGGCAGCACTTAGCATAATTTTGCCGGATTTTCAAAgcattctgtttaaaaactCTGCTGAACAGTGTGGCCAGCGATCTGCCTCATAAAGCAAGTTTCTTCCCTGAGGAGGGGAACGAAAAAGGCGGCAAGCCTTTTCAGGGAAGCTGAGggaaaaccaagagaaaaaaaaaaagtgaagccTCACTTCAGACTGAAGCTCTCAAATCTTAGGTATGGAGCAAATGAGAGTCAAAAATCAGAAGACTGTAATTATTAAGTAAAAAAGAATGTGTGGTACAGCGCACAAATTTCTGCCCTGcttacaaacacagaaagacaGATCTCGGGGCTTTTGGAAGCACTACTTATTCATTGCTCAGAAACGACCTGCTTTCAGTCTGACTCCCTTTCAAGAAGTGAGagtttttccttcaggaagaaGATCATCCTGATAAACAGCAGAGAAGACCCAAGGAATTCTGTAAGTTTCAGCTTACACTGCCTACCATCTTTTCCAGAGGTATTTCCTAACACAAAGATCCAAGCTTTATTGACAGCAGATGCAGACAGAAGACAACAGTTCTTCCAAGAAGAAATGTCAGTGTATCCAAGAGGCCTTAGCCTCCATAACATGTTGCAGTGTCCTACATAGACTCCTATACCAAAGGATGCATAAGGAAGACCAGTACGAGTGTAGCTACCTACTATCACATCATTTTGTTATTTACCATTCTGACTTGGACAGCccatcagaaaacaaactggaaaattaaCCAAAGTGTACCCAAAACAATTCCAGGACATCCTGGGAAAGACCTTCAGCTTATATAAATCAGCAAGCTAAAATGATTTGATCTGTATGTTAGTCCCaagcattttattaatgatACAGAGCGACAAATTCTATTTTGATTTGCACTGCATTCAGGTCAATCTGATCTCACTGCCATAAATCAGAGCGAAGTCTGGCTTACAGACTCTTCAGTTACAGCATGTATAAAAATGTACCACaacttttttaaacaatgtttgCTTACTCTGGAGTAAATCTGTTCTTCCAGTTTCTCTTGGATTAAAGCACTTTCCATTAGAATCTTCTTTTGTCTGAGAAAGGTAATCTCGGCTagctctgcttccttcttctgaCAGTCAGGGCACATCAAAGATTCGTGAATTTGCGCTTCTGTCACCTGAAAGATGAGACTTTGATGCAATGAGCTTGTCCTAGCAATATGGCCACTCTATTAAGAacaatcaataaaaataaagatatagATACTGTCTCAAGacaaaaatttgcttttgtaggcagctgtaaattatttcataatctTTGTCACTATCATCTTGATGAGCCTGTCTGAATGTTTTCACACTAAACGTACTTGGCTTTTCCCCAGGTATTACCCCTTCCAACACTGATAGATAATTTTAATGGAACTAAGTTATCTGTATCTCAGAACCACAGCACTGATCCGTAATATACTACTTTTTGTAACAGGCAAAGTTTTCCTGATGGTTGAGGTTGCATGGACATCACTGACCTCTTCCACAGAAACTACAAccttcaaaaaagaaagtcatGAGATTGCCAAGCAACATATCAGTGACCAGCCAATACCGACTGTGAGGATACAGTTATACTggcaaaaaaattgttttaattagtATAACCCATTTAACCTTGGGTAGATGCTCAGTACAATTTTGCCAATGTAAATCTATACATATTTTGCTAGCATTAAATATGTTTAGAGCACCACCAGCCATTAGTTACTCTTCCTTAATGAGTACCTGATGTTCCAGGAAGCCAGCCTGTGCATGCTAACCAATCTTCCACAATAGCAAATACAGTAATTCCTGAAGGCTCAATTATGTTAAATTAACATGTTTTACTCCACATTTCGAATACTTGACCATCACAACTCAGTAACAGCCATTGTTAATCAGCAATAATTCCACCATATGTAACTGCTTGTCTGTAATGAAGCTATAGGAACAGCAGCGTTCCTACGCTGACAGTATACATAAGGGCTTAAATACCAACCATAGAGGTTATAATTAACTTTGCAAATTTTAAGAGGTAAATAAACCCTGAAGCAATTAGTTCAAATGTCTACATGCAGCTCCAAGTCAGAACACAGACAAAATTCTAGTTTTCTTTCCATGATAAACAGTACTACTTATAAATTCCTATGTTATTTTATTGACCATGAAATTTTAAGCATATTTAATAGCATTACACAAATCCCAGTATTTGCTATTTCAAAAATGCACAATAATTTTATCTGATGTAATTTACACAGATTCCATCTGGCTACAAAAACACAGTAAATTGCTACAAAAGCAGTGGAATCAATCCCAGAAAGTCACGTCTCTGTCGTCTTCTTCCTTGATTTCCTCTTCTCTGCATAAAAACATTATTATGTGGCGGTAAAGACAGAAGCAAATACACATAGCagtcaaaattacttttcttaaaaaaaacttatTACCACACTGTAAGACGCAGTAAAAATTCTACAAAATTTGGATGGTGGGTTGGTTAACATGAACATGATGACAGAATGCAGACTGCTGAAatcttaaaacaatttaaatgaaCAGGAAGCCTGAAATAATCATCATGCCAGAACTGACTTTAAAAGTATTGCTCCCTGCTCACCTGGCGCAGGCTTTGCAGACGAATATGCTATCACTTTTACTATGCTATACGGCAATAAATGAAAGCCAGCAAAAGCGatagagagaaaacaaaataaatgactATTCAAAGCTCATTTCTTATCAGAAATACAGAGATGCAGACATTCTGTACCAATTTCAAACCATGCATAGACATTTGCCAAGGCCCAGATTTATGGGTGAAGGCATCTGTAGGTAATGGTCAGTACTCAAATCCACGTAACCGCATATTCAAATCCAGAtgcaagcacaaagcaagaatgCAAGTATCACTggccaaaaaaatcccagccttGAGACTCTCAGATGCAGAGCTGAAGGCAAGGGCTGTGTCAGAATGCCTGTCCTATTGTGGGGAAAAACACACTGAGCTGGTGAAAAACACTTTGAATTGTGAAAAGACAATACAGATGCTTCTTAGTAAGGGAACTGATGCCATCAAGATACTGTTGGATGTGCTTTAATTCTTAATATTACCAAATGTCTAAAAAatctgggagcaggggggaggTTTTGTCTTTGGAATACTTTTAATACTGGAGTCACAAAGACCCCATGATCAAATAATATGCAGGACATTTCTATAAACAGCAGTTGCAAATgtaaccagaaaacaaaactacttCTTCAGTTGATTCAGGGCTTACCGTGGTCTGCAATAACTGACCATCCCAGCCTCACTCAATCacacaaaacattattttttttagatcacCAGACAATACTTTATAATGATCAGATTATTTAATAGCAACAGTTCTGCAGTAATGTctataaaaaaccaaaaaattagaAAGGTGTATCTTGAAATACCAAGCAAAAATCCCTTTCAGAGGCCTGAGCACGGCATCAGCAAGGTCTGCCTGATTTGAGCCTCATATTACAGCTTTTTTATTCAGTGGTTCTCCCAACAGCACAGGCAAAACATAcaattttttctccctttcagtACCTGTTTAACAGTCTCTCTGATATTTTTCAGGCGGATTCTGTTCATCAGCTCATCAGGAACAATGCAGTTCAAATCGTTTGTCTCCCGTTTCTTTCCTGTGaatctgtgctgcagctttctTGACTTGCCACCAGTTGCCTGCCTAGAGATCAGCTGCTGTCGCATCTTACTTATCTTAATGGTGCAAAAAGCCCGGAAAGCATCCAGTTCTCCATCTAATAATTCAGTAATTTCTGTCAGGCATAaatcaataaaacaaaagtgTCAATTACTGTATCAGGCAAAGAGAAGAATTAGTGGTCTTCCACCTCTGTGACCTTGTattatctaattaaaaaaaaaaaacaatgtcAAGTCTAGAGGCAATGACTGTAATAAAACAGTGcagaatgtaaataaaaatctggatCATAATTGTAGGAACTTGCACAATAAACATTGATATTAATAATCTCCAAAGAGGGGAGGGGCTAAGAACCCTAAAGAATTAGATTATTTAATGATACAGCACAAATATATTACTAAATCAAGTACTTAAATGCTATAACATTAAACAAACTGAGTTTCAATGACTGCCTAATACAGACTTAGCTTCTTCCTACCTGAAACTGCAACTTGCCAAACTACAatgaattaacattttaaaagagctACTTATCTAGTAACTCTAAGGAGCAACTcagaagacactgaaaaattacaagCAGTGTCTATTAAAGTAACTTTGGAAAACACCTCACATATATTCTACAACCTATggttcagcttttttttttttttagaaatacaatTATATTAGAAAATACTTCTCTCTAAAGCATCAATAATAATTTCCTAAATTCTTTATATGACCTTGTTTAAACAGTATCTTTCACCCTTTCGTCTTCTCTTATCCTTCCCAGTGGcatgtaataataaataaaaactgagaGATTATACTTCAGATGGGCAGGTAAGGATGGATTTACAACTTCATTCACGGCTTAGTGGGAGATTTTCCACAGGCTTAAACACAGCCAATCAATACAGTATTTCATGAGCATCAACATGTAATGATGCTGTGTGGTACTATGCAGCCTTAAGAGACCACTGTTTTCAACTACTTACACAGGGTAGAGTACCTCTCTATCTTTATTACATGGATTTTACTTTTATGCAACTACTGAACCCCAAATAAACACTTTAATGTGTgtaattgaagaaaaaatgagaagacaaagtattacagaaagcattACTAGAAGTCTTGCGAATACCTCTGCATATAGCTAATGCTAACACAGTGTTCCCTTCTCAGGACTCCACTCTGACAGCTATAAATTAGCCAGACAACTGGTAATAACTACGGAGGTAAGGTATGGTCAGTTTGTTTTAACTCAATGTATTCAGAAACAAATTATACTGCCCATTTAGCTCGAATGTACGGTTATATAATTGGAGGAAAAAATCCATCCATATTGTCAGTTTCACTCATTTTCAGTGattcagttttactttttttagaCAAGTACTACATATTGCAGGGTGCATTATCTGACAACTAGTATACTGGCATTCCAGTCCTGCGGGGTATCTTGGCATAACCACAACACAAATCCTTAAAACACTGAACAACATGAATGTAAAACTCTGCCTAAATCTGTTACAGTTAATTTAGTCTCACGTACACAAGATAGAGCTGTggaattttgaaaggaaagtgATTATCCCTTCAGAAATGCAGTCGATGTGTATAAAGGGTAAGTGGACCTCTAGTTAAGACTAAGCAAAGCAGGAATCCGTGAGCTTTGCTTTACGGACAACAAGGAAACAATGTGATTTAAGGGCAACTACCACAGCTCAGAATCAAGTGTTGTAAAGATTTGTTCCTCCCCTAAAAGATGATGTATCAAATTGgctaaagaaaaagacataGTGATAGTTTATAGACAGATGAATAAGaattaacattaatttaaaatgcaatttaacCAAAAAAATTTCTTGGGTAGGATTATAAACATTTGAGTTGAAACCACCATTTCAGTCATCAGGTCATTTTCCTTACAATTGCAATGTAGAATCCCtataaaacagtgaaaatcaTGTGCCACTACTGGGTTTAATCACACTAACAAAAACAGTGGCATATTCATTTATACTGGACACAGAAtgaataaaaagatttaaaagttaCTATtgtagggaggaaaaaacccacagaacaaAGCATTGACATATACCAAGTTGAATACTCAACTTAGTAAGTAAAACACAAGGGGTTTGCTGAACGTTTTGTAACAATTTAATATCAGTCTAATTCACTTAAGTTTCTCCTGATATATAGAAGTGGATTTTAATTAAGATTCAGTTTCTACTATTGCACTAATTGTGTGGTGCCGCATACCCGCTCATTTGCACCTACAGATATTAGAAGAAACACCAGCAAAGAGAACAGCAATTTTTAAACCTGACAGCATGACCAATTTCAAAAAGTTATTGTTTAACATCAATCCATGTTTAACAAAATAagctcagaaggaaaaaaatcgAGGACTataattttactgaaacaagAGCAAAAAATTATGGCAAAAGTCAGCACACAGTTGAGTTCTGAATACTCAGCCTTTAACTGCACAAGGACTATTTACactttcagattttcttctaGGTACATGTGGTTCACCTGTCCTTCAGCTGAAAGGAGAGAGGTACATACAAGAGGGTCTAAGCACCCAATTTggtgatttgttttatttcttgtgatTTTCACATATTCCCTCCCTTCCATCTTTGAACTAGACATGCTCAAAGGCTCAATCTTGTGTTTGTGGTGGCAGATTTAAATGCCACTGCATGTCTGTCTACGGTGAATCCCTCCTGGTGCCAATTACTGTTCCAGAAGTACATCTAGCTGATGCTTGTTGCCCCGAATCCTGCATTCCACATCCTCTTCATTGGAGAGGAACAAGGCAGGAACAGGGGacaagaacagcaaaaccagacacCAAAACAGTCATCAAGTCAGAGCCACGCATCATACAGCAGTAAGGTCACAAACCACAGAATACTTGAAAAGTAAAGCATAATAAACTGGACTAAGAAGCTGCTCTGATTACAGAAGCCCTCTGTGTACCAACAGAGATAAGCTAATCTCCATGTCTATATGCTAAACCCTGCTGTGTGGTTTATAACCAAGTGACCTACAtagattttgctttctgtatgcAACTACATCTTTAAAGTATGACCTTTTGAATCCATAtgaatgaaggaagaaaaataaagaaaacctatattgactttccttttcctttgatgTCTAACTTTGATTTAATAGGAAAATAGGCAggcattttgttgttgttatgcTTATTAATACTCtactttaagaagaaaaaatgtagaaCAGTTAAAGGAGATAACTGTAAGAGGCAGTAACTGATAACTACTTTCCAGAAAGATTTTAACCCTGCATCTCAagataacattttcattattatctAAATTGTTTGtacagctgagcccagcagttCAGATTAACATGCTGACAGTCTGATCAACAAACACACTGTTTGAAGAACTCCTGCAGGTAAAACAAAACTGATATAAACAAACTGAACTTTATTTTGTGATCTTCATGTTGATAGTGGTTGGAAGCACTGTAACACCGTACCTGAAAAGCACTTAGCAGCTAAGATGAGAAGCAACAGGACAGGCAGGCAAAACACAACGCATCAACCTATATATCAGCACAAGCTAATGAAATGGAACTGGCTACTCAAGACTGAGTGACCACGCTGACTCTCCTCGCCCATCCAAGTCCATACACCAAAGGCAGAACGTTCCCTTGTGCAGAACTATAAAAGTCTGAGATTAAGAGAATAAAGTCTTCCCAAGTGTAACTTTCAAGGGAAAGCTCTGTAGAGATGGAAGACTTCCTCAGTGTTATACTGTTGTTTATCATTCATTCAATGAATCTGAACTCCATCAGGTCCTTTTCAATTTCTCTATGAATCAAGTGGTCACAAGATTCTGATATATTTTAGGAAGACTATCTCAGAGGAGCTTGCCAGGAGAAGCCTCCCTACTACAGATGAGATGATCTACATTAACTGTCTTCTCACTTGACTACGCGGCAGTCTTGGAAAGCCATTAATAGAAGGATAAATGCTGAAGATGAGTCAGAAACTCATAACATTGACTCACCACTGTTGTGAATGAGCTATACAACCAAGAATAGCCTAAAAATGATCCTAGGTCATGTTTTCCCATGTTATACGGACGGTTTGAGGATGTTTGTATGCAAATACAATGCCATAAAGTAACTAGGCAGGAGGATCTCCCAGGTTAATATCTTACAGGTGACCTACAAAACTTCTGAGTTAGTTCACTTTTCATATACACACAGACAGGAAGATTCCCCTTCTGcttcaattattttttgctCAACTACagctttcttgctcttttttaaaattaaaaatagtatctCTGACCCACTTTTTAGAACGACTTAAGCAGGACTTGGATCCCACCATCTGCTCTCACCGTTGCTTGCATAACCAGTATATGCAAACAGCaaccttccttcctccctttccctctcctcctccataCACTACACATCATTGTGTTGGTTA of the Falco naumanni isolate bFalNau1 chromosome 14, bFalNau1.pat, whole genome shotgun sequence genome contains:
- the C14H8orf48 gene encoding uncharacterized protein C8orf48 homolog isoform X3, encoding MTTASADSSGSYTKWPMELSRSYSSSGSDYAEDTFESFSEEEEACRQWESKPSESYRSTEDLEGSAVSDTLDSVSRLAGQNHADEHSEVADSAATERGVMGKWIDLKNKEAGIKQDKFIIKTHAEITELLDGELDAFRAFCTIKISKMRQQLISRQATGGKSRKLQHRFTGKKRETNDLNCIVPDELMNRIRLKNIRETVKQVTEAQIHESLMCPDCQKKEAELAEITFLRQKKILMESALIQEKLEEQIYSRDVLTLIGEALRSFPKPSEDPRNLWQRLKGQKIWLTERSTW
- the C14H8orf48 gene encoding uncharacterized protein C8orf48 homolog isoform X4 → MTTASADSSGSYTKWPMELSRSYSSSGSDYAEDTFESFSEEEEACRQWESKPSESYRSTEDLEGSAVSDTLDSVSRLAGQNHADEHSEVADSAATERGVMGKWIDLKNKEAGIKQDKFIIKTHAEITELLDGELDAFRAFCTIKISKMRQQLISRQATGGKSRKLQHRFTGKKRETNDLNCIVPDELMNRIRLKNIRETVKQVTEAQIHESLMCPDCQKKEAELAEITFLRQKKILMESALIQEKLEEQIYSRDVLTLIGEALRSFPKPSEDPRNLWQRLKGQKI
- the C14H8orf48 gene encoding uncharacterized protein C8orf48 homolog isoform X5, which produces MELSRSYSSSGSDYAEDTFESFSEEEEACRQWESKPSESYRSTEDLEGSAVSDTLDSVSRLAGQNHADEHSEVADSAATERGVMGKWIDLKNKEAGIKQDKFIIKTHAEITELLDGELDAFRAFCTIKISKMRQQLISRQATGGKSRKLQHRFTGKKRETNDLNCIVPDELMNRIRLKNIRETVKQVTEAQIHESLMCPDCQKKEAELAEITFLRQKKILMESALIQEKLEEQIYSRDVLTLIGEALRSFPKPSEDPRNLWQRLKVKGRSKFGGCLKSSAFLEG
- the C14H8orf48 gene encoding uncharacterized protein C8orf48 homolog isoform X2; this encodes MTTASADSSGSYTKWPMELSRSYSSSGSDYAEDTFESFSEEEEACRQWESKPSESYRSTEDLEGSAVSDTLDSVSRLAGQNHADEHSEVADSAATERGVMGKWIDLKNKEAGIKQDKFIIKTHAEITELLDGELDAFRAFCTIKISKMRQQLISRQATGGKSRKLQHRFTGKKRETNDLNCIVPDELMNRIRLKNIRETVKQVTEAQIHESLMCPDCQKKEAELAEITFLRQKKILMESALIQEKLEEQIYSRDVLTLIGEALRSFPKPSEDPRNLWQRLKAGLQKEAHGEMAPAEA
- the C14H8orf48 gene encoding uncharacterized protein C8orf48 homolog isoform X1 — encoded protein: MTTASADSSGSYTKWPMELSRSYSSSGSDYAEDTFESFSEEEEACRQWESKPSESYRSTEDLEGSAVSDTLDSVSRLAGQNHADEHSEVADSAATERGVMGKWIDLKNKEAGIKQDKFIIKTHAEITELLDGELDAFRAFCTIKISKMRQQLISRQATGGKSRKLQHRFTGKKRETNDLNCIVPDELMNRIRLKNIRETVKQVTEAQIHESLMCPDCQKKEAELAEITFLRQKKILMESALIQEKLEEQIYSRDVLTLIGEALRSFPKPSEDPRNLWQRLKVKGRSKFGGCLKSSAFLEG